A DNA window from Luteolibacter luteus contains the following coding sequences:
- a CDS encoding DUF4198 domain-containing protein, which translates to MKKSFRIGILASLLLASVSLAHSVWVEPGPDGNLVVRFGELDGEVEKSPGHLDSLSTPVAAILPVSEEAEPLASEKKSDHFTLGAAKPDQGLVAENVFPVMAFEGRPARRPFFYSRWLPAGGEKTAGQPSLTLDIVPTGNPGEARVYFRGKPLPNTKAQLNAPNGSHKPLKTDAEGVVKFTTDEPGRWVLTVPGYSEELPGFAGGQPYAVASHNASLTWIVAKP; encoded by the coding sequence ATGAAGAAATCATTCCGCATCGGCATCCTCGCCAGCTTGCTTCTCGCTTCCGTCTCGCTTGCCCACTCCGTGTGGGTGGAACCCGGTCCGGACGGCAACCTCGTCGTCCGCTTCGGCGAACTGGATGGCGAAGTCGAGAAATCTCCCGGCCACCTTGATTCATTGAGCACGCCGGTCGCCGCGATCTTGCCGGTGTCCGAAGAGGCGGAGCCGCTGGCGTCCGAAAAGAAGTCCGACCATTTCACCCTCGGGGCCGCGAAGCCGGATCAAGGCCTCGTCGCCGAGAACGTCTTCCCCGTGATGGCTTTCGAAGGCCGTCCCGCTCGTCGCCCCTTCTTCTACAGCCGATGGCTTCCTGCCGGTGGCGAAAAGACCGCAGGCCAGCCTTCCCTGACCCTCGACATCGTTCCGACCGGAAATCCCGGCGAAGCCCGCGTTTACTTCCGCGGCAAGCCGCTTCCCAACACCAAGGCCCAACTCAACGCACCGAATGGCAGCCACAAGCCGCTGAAAACCGACGCCGAAGGCGTGGTGAAATTCACCACCGATGAACCCGGTCGCTGGGTCCTGACCGTTCCCGGCTACAGTGAAGAGCTCCCCGGCTTCGCTGGCGGCCAGCCCTACGCCGTCGCCAGCCACAATGCCTCGCTGACTTGGATCGTGGCAAAGCCCTGA
- a CDS encoding glycoside hydrolase family 95 protein, translated as MSVLHHLRTSGKRRWATCIGLALVLPVAAQSDRNGRGNGDQRNILDQDDLVQGLSNTSKGDANSLSTSDDSSAQESVANAVDGSPSSKHYSKAKNSGLVVAPGLGPSIVTGFRFATGNDMPGRDPVQITIEGSNSPESSKSGAKDFKLIYEGPSGLEGQTNRQRWGEGIRFNNTTAYSSYRILVSQSRETGGGTQYGEIQLFGGPQKEGQARVVYAKPATERDRIDGRWSDRAQVSGKEAAIPAGDKLLWYRQPAKVWEEALPLGNGRLGAMVFGGVADERIQLNESSLFDGFPLDASNPNALKALPDVQKLIFDGKNAQGEKLAGSTMMGQPQGVKPYQSLGELWIESPGIKAVSEYVRFLNLDEAMSRVSYVSEGTRFHREAFISGPANTMIVRYVADKPKSINLKMTFKREKDAVCKASSSSSNAIVLEGQIDRKDSSGDQKGLKFAAQATAVAEGGTVSNKDGMLTVSGASSLTLYVSGATGFPGFKGVTEVFEKDISGASYSPDKADPIAACAATIAKASAKSYDALRSEHVKDYQDYFNRLSLDLTPGKDEKASLPTNERLAAFKGNPTDAGLAELYFSFGRYLLISSSRPGAMPANLQGLWAWQMNPPWNADYHTNITVQMNYWPSEITNLSELHLPLFDLMDGLVVPGGRVAKVNYGAGGWVVHHLTDAWGFAAPADGPQGIWPVGAAWLAAHPWQHYQFTQDREFLKARAWPLMKGAARFILDFLVEAPPGSLVAGKLVTNPSYSPENTFIMADGTRAEFTYGATMDLMIVHELLTNCIAASKELGADEDFRGECEKALAKLAPVRISEKTGLILEWIDDYQETDPHHRHTSHLYGLHPSNMITKATPELFEAARKVLDRRGDGGTGWGLAWKINMWTRLGDGERAHGLLVNLLKDKTLPNLFDDHPPFQIDGNFGATAAIAEMLLQSQIQDSEGVYEFQILPALPPEWKEGSVKGLRARGAFEVDLKWENGKATDLRITSKGGTKCKIRQGDKVTPVEIAKGESKTISLR; from the coding sequence ATGAGCGTCCTCCATCACCTCCGAACTTCCGGCAAGCGCCGCTGGGCCACTTGCATCGGCTTGGCGCTGGTACTTCCGGTTGCGGCCCAATCCGATCGCAACGGCCGCGGCAATGGCGATCAGCGCAATATTCTCGACCAGGACGATCTTGTCCAAGGGTTGAGCAACACCTCGAAAGGGGATGCGAATAGCCTCTCCACCTCGGACGATAGCAGTGCCCAAGAGTCGGTGGCCAATGCGGTGGATGGGAGCCCGTCCTCGAAGCACTATTCGAAAGCGAAAAACAGCGGCCTCGTCGTTGCTCCTGGCTTGGGGCCGAGCATCGTGACGGGCTTTCGCTTTGCCACGGGAAACGACATGCCCGGGCGGGATCCGGTCCAGATCACCATCGAAGGCTCGAACAGCCCGGAATCGTCGAAGTCGGGCGCGAAGGACTTCAAGCTGATCTATGAAGGTCCCAGCGGTTTGGAGGGACAGACGAACCGGCAGCGTTGGGGTGAGGGGATTCGTTTCAACAACACAACCGCGTACTCGAGCTACCGCATCCTTGTGAGCCAATCCCGCGAAACCGGGGGCGGAACGCAGTATGGTGAGATCCAGCTTTTCGGAGGCCCGCAGAAGGAAGGGCAGGCGCGAGTGGTCTATGCGAAGCCTGCGACCGAGCGCGATCGAATCGACGGGCGTTGGTCGGACCGCGCCCAAGTTTCGGGGAAGGAGGCTGCGATCCCGGCAGGAGACAAGCTCCTCTGGTACCGGCAACCCGCGAAAGTTTGGGAGGAAGCACTTCCCCTCGGTAATGGAAGGCTGGGCGCGATGGTATTCGGTGGCGTTGCCGACGAGAGAATCCAGCTGAACGAAAGTTCGCTTTTCGACGGCTTTCCCTTGGATGCCAGCAATCCGAATGCACTCAAGGCCCTGCCGGATGTGCAAAAGCTGATCTTCGACGGCAAGAATGCCCAAGGTGAGAAGCTCGCGGGATCCACAATGATGGGACAACCCCAGGGCGTGAAACCCTATCAGTCGCTCGGAGAGCTGTGGATTGAGTCTCCCGGCATCAAGGCCGTGTCGGAGTATGTTCGCTTCCTCAATCTCGACGAGGCCATGAGTCGCGTCTCGTACGTGAGCGAAGGAACGAGGTTTCACCGGGAAGCGTTCATCTCGGGGCCGGCCAACACGATGATCGTTCGCTACGTGGCCGACAAACCGAAGTCGATCAACCTGAAGATGACCTTCAAGCGCGAGAAGGATGCTGTCTGCAAGGCATCCTCAAGCTCATCCAACGCGATCGTCCTGGAGGGCCAGATTGACCGGAAGGATTCCTCTGGAGACCAAAAGGGTCTCAAGTTCGCCGCGCAAGCCACTGCCGTGGCGGAGGGGGGAACAGTGTCCAACAAGGATGGGATGCTTACGGTGAGCGGTGCGAGCTCCCTCACTCTCTACGTTTCGGGGGCTACCGGTTTCCCTGGCTTCAAGGGGGTCACCGAGGTGTTCGAGAAGGACATTTCCGGAGCGAGCTATTCTCCGGACAAGGCCGATCCGATTGCTGCTTGTGCTGCCACGATCGCGAAGGCTTCGGCGAAGAGCTATGATGCCTTGCGGTCCGAACACGTGAAGGACTATCAGGACTACTTCAACCGCCTGAGCCTCGACCTGACGCCGGGCAAGGACGAGAAGGCCTCGCTGCCCACCAACGAGCGGCTGGCCGCCTTCAAAGGCAATCCGACGGACGCCGGCCTCGCGGAGCTCTACTTTTCGTTCGGGCGTTACCTGCTCATCAGTTCCTCGCGGCCGGGTGCCATGCCGGCGAACCTGCAGGGTCTGTGGGCGTGGCAGATGAATCCGCCATGGAATGCGGATTACCATACGAACATCACCGTTCAGATGAATTACTGGCCCTCGGAGATCACCAATCTTTCCGAGCTCCACCTGCCCTTGTTCGATCTGATGGATGGCTTGGTGGTTCCCGGCGGCCGTGTGGCCAAGGTGAACTATGGTGCCGGTGGCTGGGTCGTCCACCACTTGACCGATGCCTGGGGCTTTGCGGCACCTGCGGATGGACCGCAGGGTATCTGGCCGGTCGGCGCTGCCTGGCTCGCCGCGCACCCGTGGCAACACTACCAGTTCACACAGGACCGTGAGTTCCTGAAGGCTCGTGCATGGCCGCTGATGAAGGGCGCGGCGCGGTTCATCCTCGATTTCCTCGTGGAGGCACCGCCGGGCTCCTTGGTTGCTGGCAAGCTGGTGACCAATCCATCCTATTCGCCGGAGAACACCTTCATCATGGCCGATGGGACACGGGCGGAGTTCACCTATGGAGCGACGATGGATTTGATGATCGTGCACGAGCTCCTCACCAACTGCATCGCCGCAAGTAAGGAGCTGGGAGCGGATGAGGACTTCCGTGGGGAGTGCGAGAAGGCCCTGGCCAAGCTTGCGCCGGTGCGCATCAGCGAGAAGACCGGTCTGATCCTGGAATGGATCGACGACTATCAAGAGACCGATCCGCATCACCGCCATACCTCGCATCTTTACGGCCTGCATCCGTCCAACATGATTACCAAGGCCACGCCCGAGTTGTTCGAGGCGGCACGCAAGGTGCTCGATCGCCGCGGTGACGGAGGAACCGGCTGGGGACTGGCTTGGAAAATCAACATGTGGACTCGCCTGGGTGATGGCGAACGTGCCCATGGCCTGCTGGTGAATCTGCTGAAGGATAAGACCTTGCCGAATCTCTTCGACGATCATCCGCCCTTCCAGATCGACGGGAACTTCGGTGCGACGGCTGCGATTGCGGAAATGTTGCTTCAAAGCCAGATTCAGGATTCCGAGGGCGTCTATGAATTCCAGATCCTGCCGGCGCTTCCACCCGAATGGAAGGAAGGCTCGGTGAAGGGCCTGCGTGCCCGCGGTGCCTTTGAAGTCGATCTGAAATGGGAGAACGGCAAGGCGACCGATCTGCGGATCACCAGCAAGGGCGGCACCAAGTGCAAGATCCGCCAAGGTGACAAGGTCACCCCGGTCGAGATTGCGAAGGGCGAAAGTAAAACCATCTCATTGCGCTAA
- a CDS encoding PAS domain S-box protein, with protein sequence MNGPAASRASVDLIQKLPAAIYTCGTDGFIETFNASAVELWGEAPVPGKTRWCGSLRIFRPDGSPLPADQCPMAVTLREGKAVRGEEIVVERPDGSRRHVIPYPELLHDEDGNVVGAVNMLVDITQRRLEEKDRELASRLPFENPSPVLRLNEGSIVGFANPAADVILEAWKISPGEEAPAEITALTTAAIESGEKSTVEVNLHGRIYMVRIAPVTSTNSVNLYFNDVTELKQAEAALRVTEQRFHALATNAPVAIFTKDREGRYTIANPITCATLGQVESVVGRTDHELVSKELADILREHDLQVINEGKPVVWVERVGDRQFLSSKFPLLDADSAAVGVCGVSVDITARAASEKLLRESEEKFRTLANHAPVGIFLSAPNGDSLFVNGSWCAMAGLEARHALGTGWTKAIHPDDRERVLGAWDEAVRAKASSDSEFRFLKPDGSVTWVQGSALRLVDSEGQPAGYIGSCVDITERKNTERQLERQAQRLRLLWEAAAVILTAEDPDMMLQRVFGKISKLLEVDTFFNFMVNDAGDGLELRSCHGVPEGELPGLARLEFGQAICGNVAARREPIVACSIQDSDHPAVQLVKGMGIQAYACNPLLAGDELLGTLSFASRTRVAFEPDEIEFMETISHYVTVAYLRWRLVENLRAADRRKDEFLATLAHELRNPLAPIRTGLEVMRMAGNNPSAIERIRSTMERQVEQLVILVNDLLDVSRITRGKLQLRKSRVELAEVVRSAVEASQPVISEGSHRLTLTMPGAPVFIDADPHRLAQVISNLLNNAAKYTDGPGEISLAVEQEDSEVTVKIRDNGIGIPAGMLDRIFDMFTQIDSPGGADYGGLGIGLTLVKSLVEMHGGSVRAESDGSRQGSTFSFQLPVMIDGSPNPTGHAEAANGKSARHRVLVVDDNEAAAETLAMVVELLGHDVKVGKNGKEGLELAEIFLPQVIFMDLGMPVMDGWETARRLRQQVWGKDVLLVAVTGWGQDEDRRKTKEAGFDHHLVKPATPASIRELLERPASLS encoded by the coding sequence ATGAACGGCCCTGCAGCATCGCGCGCGAGCGTCGATCTGATCCAGAAACTCCCGGCGGCGATCTATACCTGCGGGACCGACGGCTTTATCGAAACTTTCAACGCCTCAGCCGTCGAGTTGTGGGGCGAGGCACCGGTGCCGGGCAAAACCCGCTGGTGCGGCTCCCTCAGGATTTTCCGGCCGGATGGTTCACCTCTCCCGGCAGATCAATGCCCGATGGCCGTGACCCTCCGCGAGGGCAAGGCGGTGCGCGGCGAGGAAATCGTCGTCGAACGCCCCGACGGATCACGCCGCCACGTCATCCCTTATCCGGAACTGCTTCATGACGAGGATGGCAACGTGGTGGGAGCAGTGAACATGCTGGTGGATATCACCCAGCGTCGATTGGAGGAAAAAGACCGCGAACTGGCCAGCCGCCTGCCCTTCGAGAACCCCTCTCCCGTTCTCCGCCTGAATGAAGGGAGTATCGTCGGCTTCGCCAACCCGGCAGCCGATGTGATTCTGGAAGCGTGGAAGATTTCCCCTGGCGAGGAAGCTCCGGCGGAAATCACCGCCCTGACCACCGCCGCGATCGAAAGCGGGGAGAAGTCCACGGTAGAAGTGAATCTCCATGGCCGGATCTACATGGTCCGAATCGCCCCCGTAACCTCCACAAATTCGGTAAACCTCTACTTCAATGATGTTACCGAACTAAAGCAGGCGGAAGCCGCCCTGCGCGTCACCGAGCAACGCTTCCATGCGCTGGCAACCAACGCACCGGTCGCCATCTTTACCAAGGACCGCGAGGGACGCTACACGATCGCCAACCCCATCACCTGTGCCACCCTCGGCCAGGTGGAAAGTGTGGTGGGCAGGACCGACCACGAGCTCGTGTCCAAGGAACTTGCGGACATCCTTCGCGAGCACGACCTGCAGGTCATCAATGAAGGAAAGCCGGTGGTCTGGGTCGAGCGAGTGGGCGACCGGCAATTCCTTTCCTCCAAGTTCCCGCTGCTCGATGCAGACAGCGCCGCGGTGGGAGTCTGCGGAGTCTCGGTGGACATCACCGCCCGGGCCGCCTCGGAAAAATTGCTGCGCGAGAGCGAGGAGAAGTTCCGCACTCTCGCCAACCATGCGCCCGTGGGAATCTTCCTTTCCGCACCAAATGGCGATTCCCTTTTCGTGAATGGCAGTTGGTGCGCGATGGCCGGCCTCGAGGCGAGGCACGCGCTTGGCACCGGCTGGACAAAGGCCATCCACCCGGATGACCGCGAACGCGTGCTCGGCGCTTGGGATGAAGCCGTAAGGGCCAAGGCCTCTTCTGATTCCGAGTTCCGCTTCCTGAAGCCCGACGGCTCCGTCACCTGGGTTCAGGGCAGCGCGTTGCGACTGGTGGACTCGGAGGGACAACCCGCCGGCTACATCGGAAGCTGCGTCGATATCACGGAGCGAAAGAACACGGAGCGGCAACTCGAACGACAGGCCCAGCGCTTGCGCCTCCTGTGGGAAGCCGCTGCGGTCATCCTCACGGCGGAAGATCCGGACATGATGCTCCAGCGGGTCTTCGGAAAAATCAGCAAGCTGCTGGAGGTGGATACCTTCTTCAACTTCATGGTAAACGACGCGGGCGACGGCTTGGAGCTCCGCTCTTGCCATGGCGTTCCGGAAGGCGAGCTGCCCGGGCTGGCTCGCTTGGAATTCGGCCAGGCGATATGCGGGAATGTTGCCGCCCGTCGCGAGCCGATCGTCGCCTGCTCGATCCAAGACTCCGATCACCCGGCGGTCCAACTGGTGAAGGGCATGGGAATCCAAGCCTACGCCTGCAATCCACTGCTCGCCGGAGACGAATTGTTAGGCACCCTTTCCTTCGCGAGCCGCACCCGGGTCGCCTTCGAGCCGGATGAGATCGAGTTCATGGAAACGATCTCCCACTACGTCACGGTGGCCTATCTCCGCTGGCGGCTGGTGGAAAACCTGCGCGCCGCGGATCGGAGGAAGGATGAGTTCCTCGCCACGCTGGCCCATGAGCTGCGGAACCCCTTGGCACCGATCCGCACCGGTCTGGAAGTGATGCGCATGGCGGGTAACAATCCTTCCGCGATCGAGCGCATTCGCTCGACGATGGAACGCCAGGTCGAACAACTGGTCATCCTGGTGAACGACCTGCTGGACGTTTCACGCATCACCCGCGGCAAGCTCCAGCTCCGCAAGAGCCGTGTCGAACTGGCTGAGGTCGTCCGCAGCGCGGTGGAAGCCTCGCAGCCGGTCATCTCGGAAGGGAGCCACCGCCTCACCCTCACGATGCCGGGAGCCCCGGTCTTCATCGACGCGGATCCGCACCGGCTGGCCCAGGTGATTTCCAACCTACTGAACAATGCGGCGAAATACACTGACGGACCGGGAGAAATCTCGCTGGCAGTGGAGCAAGAGGACTCAGAGGTGACCGTGAAGATCCGTGACAACGGCATCGGCATTCCTGCCGGCATGCTCGACCGGATCTTCGATATGTTCACGCAGATCGATTCTCCGGGAGGGGCAGATTACGGAGGCCTCGGAATCGGTCTCACCTTGGTGAAATCGCTGGTGGAAATGCACGGCGGCAGCGTCCGGGCGGAGAGTGATGGCTCGCGCCAGGGCAGCACCTTCAGCTTCCAGCTGCCAGTGATGATCGATGGATCCCCGAACCCGACCGGTCATGCGGAAGCGGCGAATGGAAAATCCGCGCGCCATCGTGTGCTCGTGGTCGATGACAACGAGGCCGCTGCTGAAACCCTCGCCATGGTCGTCGAACTCCTGGGCCACGACGTGAAGGTGGGCAAGAACGGCAAGGAAGGCCTTGAGCTTGCAGAGATATTCCTACCACAGGTGATCTTCATGGATTTGGGCATGCCCGTGATGGATGGCTGGGAAACCGCCCGTCGCCTCCGCCAGCAGGTATGGGGCAAGGACGTCCTCCTTGTCGCCGTGACCGGCTGGGGCCAGGACGAGGACCGCCGCAAGACCAAGGAGGCTGGATTCGATCACCATCTGGTGAAGCCCGCCACTCCCGCGTCGATCCGCGAGCTGCTGGAGCGGCCAGCCTCGCTTTCCTGA
- a CDS encoding NF038122 family metalloprotease, with the protein MTPRLAASLLFTTLCLPAQALNIQLNAAPGMDANALAGFQMAASYWEARLLDSVQVNIDVDFSALSPGVLGQAGSVQVPVLVSDFYTALIGDSSTSYDALAVGNLPSLTGGGGLSFLTQKNTEGSSLTVTLDNDDSSNNLYLALNKANAKALGLSSSTTADASITFSSGFSWDFDSSDGVGAGLQDFVGVAIHEIGHALGFTSGVDMVEMGIDGMPGGDPPFDAPFDLDGYAVFSSLDLFRYSSAGVLDLSVGANAYFSLDGGTTNLAPFSTGSVYGDGNQTSHWKDGLALGIMDPTANPAGQVNTPTTLDMIGFDVIGWDLNDAVPEPSSLALLLLGSLMFGRRRR; encoded by the coding sequence ATGACACCTCGTCTGGCAGCCTCCCTGCTGTTCACCACCCTCTGTCTGCCCGCCCAAGCCCTGAACATCCAACTCAATGCCGCACCCGGCATGGATGCGAATGCCTTGGCGGGATTCCAGATGGCCGCTTCCTATTGGGAAGCCCGGCTACTGGATTCCGTGCAGGTAAATATCGACGTCGATTTCTCCGCTCTTAGCCCGGGTGTTCTCGGCCAAGCGGGATCGGTCCAGGTGCCCGTGCTCGTTTCGGACTTCTACACCGCGTTGATCGGAGATTCGAGCACCTCCTACGACGCGCTTGCGGTGGGCAACTTGCCCTCGCTGACCGGCGGGGGAGGGCTCAGCTTTCTGACCCAGAAGAATACCGAAGGGAGCAGCCTGACGGTAACGTTGGATAACGACGATTCGAGCAACAATCTCTATCTGGCACTGAACAAGGCGAATGCGAAGGCCCTGGGGCTCAGCTCTAGCACCACCGCAGATGCCTCGATCACCTTTAGCAGCGGCTTTTCCTGGGACTTCGATTCCAGCGATGGCGTGGGTGCCGGGCTACAGGATTTCGTCGGTGTGGCCATTCATGAGATCGGCCATGCGCTTGGCTTCACAAGCGGGGTCGACATGGTGGAAATGGGAATCGATGGAATGCCTGGCGGGGATCCGCCTTTCGACGCTCCCTTTGATCTCGATGGCTACGCGGTGTTTTCCTCGCTGGATCTATTCCGCTACAGCTCGGCCGGGGTCTTGGATCTCTCGGTAGGAGCGAATGCTTATTTTTCGTTGGATGGCGGGACTACCAATCTCGCGCCGTTTTCGACGGGCTCTGTCTATGGCGACGGGAACCAGACGAGCCATTGGAAGGATGGCTTGGCGCTCGGAATCATGGACCCGACCGCAAATCCCGCGGGTCAGGTGAATACACCCACCACCTTGGACATGATCGGTTTCGACGTGATCGGGTGGGATCTGAATGACGCGGTGCCGGAGCCGTCCTCTTTGGCGCTGCTGCTGCTCGGTTCCCTGATGTTCGGCCGTCGCCGCCGCTGA
- a CDS encoding glycoside hydrolase family 71/99-like protein, with amino-acid sequence MKTQILTWAALVATALSGYAQSKHAPDTKYPSYDGLAMAGYQGWFRASRDGTMYPDPGKVRIDMWPDVSEYEKTYPTGLKHADGSTAKFFNSSDKSTTELHFKWMKDYGVDGVFMQRFFNATNPNQRERGVTEILRNAVEAASKNERAIAVMYDLSGLRGSDQECTQLIDDWKYLVDSVKVTNPEGAKTYLHHGGKPVVAIWGVGFPDRPYDIRKIGLEKVIDFLHNDPEYGGCAVMLGVPTFWRDLNADCTNDPYLHELIKKSDIVLPWMVQRFTPLLHNDMDRYRDVIKEDIKWCKENGVDYVPCVCPGFSWHNLSRSEFPDDIKPPGSIPRQGGRFYWQQIFTAMNAGANKLYIAMFDEVNEGTAIFKVTDNPPVSDQCKFVGMDGKPSDHYLRLTGEASKMLRKEKPLTKEMPAGQ; translated from the coding sequence ATGAAGACCCAAATCCTCACGTGGGCCGCGCTGGTGGCCACCGCATTGTCGGGGTATGCCCAGAGCAAGCACGCTCCGGACACGAAATACCCGAGCTATGATGGCCTCGCCATGGCCGGATACCAAGGCTGGTTCCGCGCATCCCGGGACGGCACGATGTATCCGGACCCCGGCAAGGTCCGGATCGACATGTGGCCGGACGTTTCGGAATACGAGAAGACCTATCCCACCGGCTTGAAGCACGCCGATGGTAGCACCGCGAAGTTCTTCAATTCATCGGACAAGAGCACGACGGAGCTCCACTTCAAGTGGATGAAGGACTACGGCGTGGACGGTGTCTTCATGCAGCGCTTCTTCAATGCGACCAATCCCAACCAGCGGGAGCGCGGTGTGACCGAGATCCTGCGCAATGCGGTTGAAGCCGCTTCCAAGAACGAACGTGCGATCGCGGTGATGTATGATCTCTCCGGCCTCAGGGGCTCGGATCAGGAGTGCACCCAGCTTATCGACGACTGGAAGTATCTCGTGGATTCGGTGAAGGTCACCAACCCCGAGGGAGCCAAAACCTACCTCCATCATGGCGGCAAGCCGGTGGTCGCCATTTGGGGGGTAGGCTTTCCGGACCGGCCCTACGACATCCGGAAGATCGGCTTGGAGAAGGTCATCGACTTCCTGCACAACGATCCGGAGTACGGCGGATGCGCGGTGATGCTGGGCGTTCCGACCTTCTGGCGAGACCTGAATGCGGATTGCACCAACGATCCGTACCTTCACGAACTCATCAAGAAGTCGGACATCGTCCTGCCATGGATGGTCCAGCGTTTCACCCCGCTGCTCCACAATGACATGGACCGCTACCGCGATGTCATCAAAGAGGACATCAAGTGGTGCAAGGAGAACGGCGTGGATTACGTGCCCTGCGTCTGTCCTGGCTTCAGCTGGCACAATTTGAGCCGCTCGGAATTTCCGGATGACATCAAGCCGCCGGGTTCGATTCCCCGCCAAGGCGGGAGGTTCTATTGGCAACAGATCTTCACTGCCATGAACGCGGGAGCGAACAAGCTCTACATTGCCATGTTCGACGAAGTGAACGAGGGCACTGCCATCTTCAAGGTCACCGACAATCCGCCCGTCAGCGACCAGTGCAAGTTCGTTGGCATGGATGGAAAGCCATCCGATCACTATCTCCGGCTCACCGGTGAAGCGAGCAAGATGCTGCGCAAGGAAAAGCCCCTTACGAAGGAGATGCCCGCGGGGCAGTGA
- a CDS encoding glycine cleavage system protein R gives MNASVVMTVLAADRPGLVAALSETIAAHGGSWQESRMAHLAGQFAGILRVECPASHVDGLLGDLATLESQGISVQARREEAASGPARETLSLDIVGNDRPGIIRALSAAIAGAGGNVEDLSTSLESAPMAGHPIFHAQGLVSLAADADPAALIAAIEQLGPDLSVSIDR, from the coding sequence ATGAACGCCTCCGTCGTCATGACCGTCCTCGCTGCGGACCGCCCCGGCCTCGTCGCCGCCCTTTCCGAAACCATCGCCGCCCATGGCGGTAGCTGGCAGGAAAGCCGGATGGCTCATCTGGCCGGCCAGTTCGCGGGCATTCTGCGCGTCGAGTGCCCGGCTTCGCACGTGGACGGCCTGCTGGGTGACTTAGCGACCTTGGAAAGCCAGGGGATTTCCGTGCAGGCTCGCCGCGAAGAAGCAGCTAGCGGCCCCGCGCGCGAAACCCTCTCCTTGGACATCGTCGGCAATGACCGGCCCGGCATCATCCGCGCCCTCTCCGCCGCCATCGCCGGGGCCGGCGGAAACGTGGAAGACCTCTCGACCTCGCTCGAAAGTGCCCCCATGGCCGGCCACCCGATTTTCCACGCCCAAGGCCTGGTTTCCTTGGCCGCGGATGCCGATCCGGCCGCCCTCATTGCCGCGATCGAGCAACTGGGACCGGATCTTTCAGTTTCGATCGACCGCTAG
- the trpB gene encoding tryptophan synthase subunit beta, protein MAALSTTLPDATGHFGKFGGMFVPETLMAPLQELSAAYDAARKDPEFQRELDDLLQNYVGRPTPLYFAERWTEKLGGAKIYLKREDLLHTGAHKINNAIGQILLAKRLGKKRIIAETGAGQHGVATATVCARFGMECVVYMGAVDMERQALNVARMRLMGAEVRAVTAGQATLKEAVNEAMRDWVATVDHTHYILGSALGSHPFPMMVRDFHRVIGLEAREQILQKEGRLPDLLVACVGGGSNAIGLFHPFLQDENVRMVGVEAGGLGILPEKHAARFQGGKLGVLQGTKTWLLANEDGQIELTHSVSAGLDYAAVGPEHAYLQDIGRVEYTYATDDEALSAFRELAHTEGILPALESSHAMAYVSKIAGSLPKDSILIANLSGRGDKDVEQAARYLLGGV, encoded by the coding sequence ATGGCTGCCCTTTCGACCACGCTTCCTGATGCTACCGGACATTTCGGGAAATTCGGCGGGATGTTTGTGCCCGAAACCCTGATGGCTCCGCTTCAGGAGCTTTCCGCCGCGTATGACGCCGCGCGGAAGGATCCGGAGTTCCAGCGCGAGCTTGATGACCTCCTTCAAAACTACGTCGGTCGCCCGACGCCGCTCTATTTCGCGGAGCGATGGACCGAGAAGCTGGGTGGCGCGAAGATTTATCTGAAGCGGGAGGATCTGCTGCACACGGGTGCCCACAAGATCAACAACGCCATCGGCCAGATCCTGCTGGCGAAACGGCTCGGTAAGAAGCGGATCATCGCGGAAACGGGAGCCGGCCAGCACGGCGTGGCGACCGCCACCGTGTGCGCGCGCTTCGGCATGGAATGCGTGGTCTACATGGGTGCCGTGGACATGGAGCGCCAGGCGCTGAACGTGGCCCGCATGCGCCTGATGGGTGCCGAAGTCCGTGCGGTGACGGCCGGTCAGGCGACGCTGAAGGAGGCGGTGAATGAGGCCATGCGCGACTGGGTCGCCACGGTGGATCACACCCACTACATCCTCGGCTCTGCGCTGGGCTCTCATCCTTTCCCGATGATGGTCCGTGACTTCCACCGGGTGATCGGCCTCGAGGCCCGCGAGCAGATTTTGCAGAAGGAAGGGCGCCTGCCCGACCTGCTGGTGGCCTGCGTGGGCGGGGGCTCGAATGCGATCGGTCTCTTCCATCCCTTCCTGCAGGACGAAAATGTCCGCATGGTAGGCGTGGAAGCCGGTGGCCTCGGCATCCTGCCGGAGAAGCACGCGGCCCGCTTCCAAGGTGGCAAGCTCGGCGTTCTCCAAGGGACAAAGACCTGGCTGTTGGCAAATGAGGACGGCCAGATCGAGTTGACCCATTCGGTTTCAGCAGGTCTCGACTATGCTGCGGTCGGTCCGGAGCACGCTTATCTTCAGGACATCGGGCGGGTGGAATACACCTACGCCACCGATGACGAGGCCTTGTCCGCCTTCCGGGAGTTGGCTCATACCGAGGGGATCCTTCCGGCACTGGAGAGTTCCCACGCGATGGCCTACGTCTCGAAGATCGCGGGTAGCCTGCCGAAGGATTCGATCCTGATCGCGAACCTCTCCGGACGTGGAGATAAGGATGTGGAACAGGCAGCGAGATACCTGCTGGGAGGGGTTTGA